CATTTTCATCATGACGTTGGCCACATCGCGCGAGCGCACCTGCCCGCCCTCGAGCAGGAAGAAGCCCGCCTGCATCAGGAAAATAAGGCTGCCCATGGAGAGCAGCCAGAGCCAGTAAACGTTTGTCTCCAACGAATCACCCCAAAGCCGCGACAGGCGACCAACCTGCACTCGGCGACCAGTGACTCTGTCTTACGGGCAAGCGCCCGTGCTGGCAAATTCAAACTTTTTATGGGAGCGATAAAGGGCGCGGAGCGCGCCCTCTCAGTGCCTTACAGGAAGCGATTTTGAAATCTGAAACCTGAGCGGAGAAGACAGGCTTCACCTCGAGCGCCGGATCGGCCCTCGGCCCTGGCAAATTCTGTTCAGGCGTGCAGGCGTGGGTAATAGACCGCCGGCGGCACGCACGCGCGGCGGATACCGTCGCTTACGTCGTATGAGGGCGCGACAAACTCAAGCCCACAGTACATGCGCTCCTGGTGCCGAACGCGAGCGCTGACCAGCATCGGCTCGGGCTGGGCGGGCATGGCAATCTCCAGCAGGACGAAGTCGCCCGGCCGCAGCCGGCCGGCTACGATGCATCCCGCTCCCGCTTGGCTGAGGTTTACGCAATGACCCTTCACGGTTGAACTGATACCGTCCATGGTGATGCGCACGTTGACTGGCATGTCCACTTTCTGCCGCTCGTAGCGCCGCAAAAAGCACCTCCGGACTGCTTATCGGCTCGCGTTCCGGGCAGGGACATCTGACCGGTCGCGGCAAGTTGCGCCTCTATGGGGGCCGCAATGATGCACCTCGTCTGCCACGGTAACTCCCTGATAAGACAATGCTTGTACTCGCCTGTTGAAATCTGGAGATGTAATTCTTACCGCTGCCTGCAAAAATTCCGGAGCCCTTTGGTGCCGTACCGACTCTGGGTTTTCATTGCCAGCGCTGCCTCACCGGGGGATAATTCGGCCACCTTCCGTCGTTAGTTTGGCCCGGAGCCGTGTCGCGACTTGGATTGACCATCCCGTTTCTCCGCCGTTTTCCGTCGGAGATTGATGCCGGTGAACGCCTCCGCGTAGAGAAGATCCTCGCCGTCGCGCGTCTGTTCCTCTCCAGTTCATCGCTGATCGCGGTGTACATGGACCCGACCGAGCCGGCACGCTACGAACGGCTCGCCTACTTGTTGATGGCGGCCTATGTGGTCCATTCCGTCATCGTTTTTGCCTGGGTGCAGCGCAGCCGTGAAGTATCCGAGCGATTCGCTTTCACGGTGCAGGCCATCGACATCGCCTGG
This genomic window from Terriglobales bacterium contains:
- a CDS encoding PilZ domain-containing protein — its product is MRRYERQKVDMPVNVRITMDGISSTVKGHCVNLSQAGAGCIVAGRLRPGDFVLLEIAMPAQPEPMLVSARVRHQERMYCGLEFVAPSYDVSDGIRRACVPPAVYYPRLHA